In Capsicum annuum cultivar UCD-10X-F1 chromosome 11, UCD10Xv1.1, whole genome shotgun sequence, one genomic interval encodes:
- the LOC124885351 gene encoding probable plastid-lipid-associated protein 4, chloroplastic, translating to MALSSLSPSPLPTHVATQYSTKLYLSHSTSFSFPAIQNPHHITTSTHNKKWRTNVSFFPAFFNKTKDATPIKQELLEAIVPLDRGADATSQDQQIIDQIARKLDGCNPTKEPLKSSLLNGKWELIYTTSKSILQIQRPKILRSRVNYQAVNVDTLRAQNMEGWPFFNQVFGLESIFLF from the exons ATGGCCTTATCCTCATTATCCCCTTCCCCCTTACCAACACATGTCGCTACTCAGTATTCAACCAAGCTTTATCTCTCTCATTCCACCTCTTTCTCTTTCCCTGCTATCCAAAATCCTCATCATATCACCACTTCTACTCACAATAAAAAATGGCGGACCAATGTTTCTTTCTTCCCTGCTTTCTTCAACAAGACCAAAGATGCTACACCCATTAAACAGGAGCTTCTTGAGGCCATTGTACCTCTTGATCGTGGCGCTGATGCCACTTCTCAAGACCAGCAAATAATTGATCAG ATTGCTCGCAAACTTGATGGTTGCAATCCAACAAAGGAGCCCCTCAAGTCAAGTCTTCTGAATGGAAAATGGGAACTTATATACACTACATCGAAGTCAATTTTACAGATTCAG AGACCGAAGATTTTGAGATCTAGAGTAAATTACCAAGCAGTAAATGTAGATACACTTCGGGCTCAGAATATGGAAGGATGGCCCTTCTTCAACCAGGTATTCGGTTTGGAATCAATTTTCTTGTTTTAG